Genomic DNA from Corylus avellana chromosome ca4, CavTom2PMs-1.0:
CCCAAGACCACCCTATACGTTATCTTAGCCATTTCCCTTttctccctcttcttcttcctctccctctcctcctcctccgcctCCACCTCTTCCTCCCAACCCCGAGCAGACCCGTTCCTCTTCCCGTCACACCAAACCCACCAGGTCCTCTTCCCCAACCCCAACTCTGAACCCACCCCTCCCTCAATCGCCTACCTCATCTCCGGATCCGCCGGAGATTTGGGTCGGATCCTCCGCCTACTCTTGGCCACCTACCACCCCAGGAACTTCTACCTCCTCCACCTAGACCTCTCCGCTCCCCAGACCGACCGCGACGCTCTCGCTCTCATGGTCCAATCCGTGCCCGTTTTCAAAGCTGCCCGGAATGTCAATGTCATTGGCAAGGCCGGCTTCGCGTACCCAAAGGGCTCGTCTACGATCCCCTCCACCCTCCACGGCGCTTCCATACTGCTCCGACTGTCGTCGAATTGGGATTGGTTTGTCAGTCTCAATGCCGCTGATTACCCACTTGTCACACAAGATGGTACAGTGTCGTTGGAGTTTTTGTTGGCATTGCTTTTGGGTTTACACTGGCCTGATTTGTAGGTGTTTTGTGCTTTTGATTGGTTTTCTGATGTGAGTTTTTGTGGGTTTGCAGATCTTCTTCACATTTTGTCATTTCTGCCCAAAGATCTTAACTTTGTGAATCATTCAAGTTACATTGGCTGGAGAGAGTATGATATAATTACTTCTCAGATTTGTGAAATTTGTTGGGTTGTGTAAATTATAAGGTTTTGGCTTGTGTTTTTGGTGCTTTATAGGTCTAGGAGGTTGAAACCGATAATTGTTGATCCGGGGCTTTATCTTTCGGAGAAAACTGGGATGTTTTATGCTTCTCAGAAAAGGGATTTGCCTAATGCCTTCCTGCTGTTTACAGGTGTGGCTTTATCTTATATGCTCGGTAATTGTTTGAGTACTTTCAGTCATTCAGTTTAATGATTGTTTGGGTACTACCAAGCAATGAAAAGCTCGATCGGGATTGTTTCATCCCACTAGCAAGTTTTGAGTTACATATGCGATATTGAAATAGTGAGGAATAGGTGCATAACTAATGAGGAATACTAAATAAAGGTAGAGATATGGTTGTACAAGAAAACGATATCTAGTTTTGTTTCCACAGCTTTCCTAGAAAGATTTCCCTGATCGAGCTTTTCATTGCTTATTGGTATGATTCTGGCAATTTGAATTGCAGCATTTAAGTTTCAGTTAATGGGAccattgaatt
This window encodes:
- the LOC132177767 gene encoding beta-glucuronosyltransferase GlcAT14B, coding for MQNPPSPPPPGHPPFISTSITTISKDPKTTLYVILAISLFSLFFFLSLSSSSASTSSSQPRADPFLFPSHQTHQVLFPNPNSEPTPPSIAYLISGSAGDLGRILRLLLATYHPRNFYLLHLDLSAPQTDRDALALMVQSVPVFKAARNVNVIGKAGFAYPKGSSTIPSTLHGASILLRLSSNWDWFVSLNAADYPLVTQDDLLHILSFLPKDLNFVNHSSYIGWRESRRLKPIIVDPGLYLSEKTGMFYASQKRDLPNAFLLFTGSSFSILSRKFIEFCILGTDNLPRTLLMYFANTLSSLSSYFPTILCNSHKFNRTVINHNLQYAAFDKPSSAEPRLLSSNDFEVMIQSGAAFATRFKSDDPMLDRIDREILGREHDNVIPGGWCLGESGNRTCSVWGNADVLRPGLGARRLEKRIVELLSNGTFRSQQCMVE